The sequence GCCGATTACTGGGACATCGCCGCAACGATGGATGCGGGCGACGCGGCCACTCCGTCGACCTTCGGTTCCCGACTGGTGTCGGTCGACGATGCCCGCGTCGCGACCGGTCGCGACTTCGATGCGCGCGGTGCTCTCAAGCGTCCCGACGGCGTCGTCGTGCTCGACGGCCCGCGGGCGACCCGGCTGGCGGAGTCGCTCGACGGTGCCGACATGTCGGTCACCTCGGTCGAGGAGAAGCCGTACACCCGTCGCCCATATGCGCCGTTCATGACGTCGACGCTGCAGCAGGAGGCCGGGCGCAAGCTGCGGTTCTCCTCCGACCGCACGATGCGGATCGCGCAGCGTCTGTACGAGAACGGTTTCATCACCTACATGCGTACCGACTCGACGACGCTGAGCGAGTCGGCGATCAACGCGGCCCGCGGCCAGGCCCGCGAGCTCTACGGCGACGCGTTCGTGCATCCGACGCCGCGTCAATACACCCGCAAGGTCAAGAACGCGCAGGAGGCCCACGAGGCGATCCGGCCCGCAGGCGAGACCTTCCGGACGCCGGGGCAGGTCGCCGGCCAGCTCGAGGCCGACGAGTTCCGGCTCTACGAGCTGATCTGGCAGCGGACCGTCGCATCGCAGATGGCCGACGCCAAGGGCACCACGATGAGTCTGCGGATCAGCGGTACCGCGTCGACGGGGGAGCGCTGCACATTCGCCGCCTCCGGCCGCACCATCACGTTCCCGGGTTTCTTGTCGGCCTATGTCGAGACCGTCGACGAGCAGACCGGCGGGCAGGCCGACGATGAGGAGAACCGCCTCCCCAACCTGACGGAGGGGCAGGCGCTCACGGCCACGTCGCTCACGGCCGACGGCCATTCGACCAACCCGCCGGCCCGCTTCACCGAGGCGTCGCTGGTCAAGGTGCTCGAAGAGCTCGGGATCGGGCGGCCGTCGACATACGCCTCGATCATCGGGACCATCCAGGACCGCGGTTACGTGGTGAAGAAGGGCAATGCGCTCGTCCCGTCGTGGATCGCGTTCGCGGTGGTCGGACTGCTCGAGGCGTATTTCCAGAACCTCGTGGACTACGACTTCACCGCGTCGCTCGAGGACGACCTCGACCAGATCGCGAGTGGCAACGCGAACCGCACCCGATGGCTCACCGAGTTCTACTTCGGTGACGGCACGCCAGAAGCGGCCGACAACGGCCCGAGCGGACCGACTGATGAGTCCGCGACCTCCGGGTCCGGTATCGCCCGGCACGGCGGGCTGAAGAAGCTCGTCGGCGTCAACCTCGAGGAGATCGACGCCCGCGAGGTCAACTCGATCCGACTCTTCGACGACGAAGAGGGCCGGCCCGTCTTCGTTCGCGTCGGCCGTTACGGGCCATACCTCGAACGCAACGTCGCGGAGGCGGGGGCCGAACCCGATCTCAAGCGCGCCAATCTGCCTGCCGACATCACCCCCGACGAACTGACGCTCGCGGTCGCGGAGAAGTTGTTCGCGACGCCTCAGGAAGGGCGGACCCTCGGCGTCGACCCACAGTCCGGGCACGAGATCGTCGCGAAGGAAGGCCGCTTCGGTCCGTACGTGACCGAGATCCTGCCCTCGGACGACGACGATGACACCGGCAGCGCGCCGGCCACGATCCCCGCGGGACCGACGCCGCGCGACGGCGGCGACTCCGGTGGCGAGGTGGTCCACCTCGATGACGCGCCGACCGGCGGTGGCGGAACCGGCACCACGACCGCGAAGAAGGCCCCTGCGAAGAAGGCAGCGGCAAAGAAGGCGGCCAAGAAGGCCGGACCGAAACCGCGGACGGGCTCGCTGTTCAAGACCATGGACATCTCCACGGTCACCCTCGAGGATGCGCTGAAGCTGCTCTCGCTGCCACGGGTGGTGGGGGTGGACCCGGAGTCCGGTGACGAGATCACCGCCCAGAATGGTCGCTACGGCCCGTATCTCAAGAAGGGCACCGACTCGCGGTCGCTGACCAACGAGGAACAGCTCTTCGAGATCACGCTCGACGAGGCGCTGAAGATCTACTCGGAGCCGAAGCGTCGCGGACGTCAGGCTGCCGCCCCGCCGCTGCGCGAACTGGGTAACGATTCGGTGAGCGAGAAGCCGATGGTCATCAAGGACGGCCGTTTCGGTCCGTATGTCACCGACGGTGAGACCAACGCCAGCCTGCGCAAGGGTGACGAGGTCGACTCGATCACCCCGGAACGGGCGATGGAGTTGCTGGCCGATCGTCGAGCCCGCGGACCCGTGAAGAAACGCGCGGCCAAGAAGGCCCCGGCGAAGAAGGCCCCGGCCAAGAAGGCTGCGAAGAAGACCGCCGCCAAGAAGACGACCGCGAAGAAGGCGGCGAAGAAGACGACCGCCAAGAAGACCGCGGACTAGTCACCGTCCCGGCCGGTCGAGTACGACCACTTCCCGCTGGCCGAGTTCGCGTACTTCCCGTTGCTCGGGTATGGCTACTTCACGCTGGTCGAGTACGACCGAGCCGCCAGGCGAGGGAGATATCGAGACCACTTGCGCCGCAAACGGTCTCGATACGGCTCTGGCCTGGCGGCTCGTGCCTACTCGACCGGCGGTGGAGTTGGTTCGACCGGTTGGGGCGGCGACTCGACGGGCGGCGGAGGGGACGCCAGCCGCGGCCGCGCGAGCAGGGTCTCGATCCCGCGACCACGGAGTTCGACGCCCTCGCCGATCTCCCAGTTCTCCGACTCCTCCTGCGATGCGAGGAACACCGCGCGTGCGCTGCCCAGCACCCGGCTCGGCTCATCCTTGGCGAGCTCGGTGAGTCGCGCGGCCTCGTTGACCGGATCGCCGATCACGGTGTACTCGAGACGCTGCTCGGAGCCGATGTGACCGGCGATGGCCTTGCCCGCCGAGACCCCGATCCCGATGTCGGTGTCGCCCAGCGTGCGGTACAGCTCGGTGCGGAGTTCGCGCGCCGAGGCGAGGGCGCGCCCGGCGAAGTCCTCGAGGTCGAGCGGCGCTCCGAAGATCGCGAGTGCCGCGTCGCCCTGGAACTTGTTGACGAAGCCGCCGTGGCGGCCGACGACGGTGACGACCACCCGGAAGAACTCGTTGAGCAGTTCCACCACTTCGCGTGGCGGACGGTTCACCGCGAGCCGAGTCGATCCCACGATGTCGACGAACAGCACACCGACGTACCGTTCCTGGCCACCTAGTTCGGTACCCGTCTCGATCGCCCGGCGGGCCACGTCCTCGCCCACGTACCGACCGAACAGGTTGCGAAGCTGTTGGCGTTCGCGAAGGTCGGAGACCATGTCGTTGAAGCCGGCCTGCAGGAGGCCGAGGTCACTGCCGTCGTAGATCCGGACCGCGACGTTCAGGTTTCCCGCCGACACCTGGCTCTGGGCGCGGCGCAGCTGCTTGATCGGATCGTTGATCGCCGCGACGACACGGACGATCGCGATGACGCTGAATGCGAGCGCTGCACCCGACATCCACAGGATCGGTCGTTGCAAGCCTGCCGGGTCGGTCGCGATCCAACCGAGCCGCTGCAGCGTGATGAGCCCGATGATCACCGCGAGCGGAGCGACGACGCTGACCACCCAGAACACGGCGATACGGGTGGTCACACTCGGCGCGACAGCCACGTCGGGCTCGTTGGCCATCGCGGCCACCGTGATGGGCCGGAGCACCTTCTCGGCCTGCATGTACGACAGCACGCAGGTCACCAGGGCTCCGATGGCACTGGCCATGCCGACGATGAAGGCGTCCTTGTGGGACACCGCGAAATTGACCAGGGTGAACAACACCCCGCCAACCAGCCACAGACCGGCGTTGACCACCGACAACAGATACGGGAGCTTGAGCGCGCGCCTGCGGGCGTTCTCGTTGTCCAGCCGGGTCCGTCGCCGGTGCCACACCAGCACCGGCAGCGACAGATGGATACTCAGGAATGCGCCGACAAGCATCGCGCCGACGAGGTAGACGGCGAAGATCACCTGATTGAGCGCGGTGATCTCGTCGAGGCGTATCGAGTCCTCCATCGGCATCCCGAAGCGGAGGAACGCGAAGGTGAACAGGGCGCCGACCACATTGGCCCTCAGCATGTCGAGGGCAAGGATCGGCCACGGTGTGTGCACGAGCCAACGGGCCAGATGCAGGCCCTTTGACCACCGAGACCGCCGTTCAATCACGTAACAACGGTAGCTGTCTGCTTGCAATTGTTAAACACACGCAGG is a genomic window of Gordonia sp. SID5947 containing:
- the topA gene encoding type I DNA topoisomerase, which codes for MADTSTASPANGSTTRRLVIVESPTKARKIAGYLGANYVVESSRGHIRDLPRGAADVPAKYKGQPWARLGVNVDDNFEPLYVVSADKKSTVTELKSLMKDVDELYLATDGDREGEAIAWHLLETLKPKIPVKRMVFHEITEPAIRAAAENPRDLDNDLVDAQETRRILDRLYGYEVSPVLWKKVMPKLSAGRVQSVATRIIVDRERERMAFVSADYWDIAATMDAGDAATPSTFGSRLVSVDDARVATGRDFDARGALKRPDGVVVLDGPRATRLAESLDGADMSVTSVEEKPYTRRPYAPFMTSTLQQEAGRKLRFSSDRTMRIAQRLYENGFITYMRTDSTTLSESAINAARGQARELYGDAFVHPTPRQYTRKVKNAQEAHEAIRPAGETFRTPGQVAGQLEADEFRLYELIWQRTVASQMADAKGTTMSLRISGTASTGERCTFAASGRTITFPGFLSAYVETVDEQTGGQADDEENRLPNLTEGQALTATSLTADGHSTNPPARFTEASLVKVLEELGIGRPSTYASIIGTIQDRGYVVKKGNALVPSWIAFAVVGLLEAYFQNLVDYDFTASLEDDLDQIASGNANRTRWLTEFYFGDGTPEAADNGPSGPTDESATSGSGIARHGGLKKLVGVNLEEIDAREVNSIRLFDDEEGRPVFVRVGRYGPYLERNVAEAGAEPDLKRANLPADITPDELTLAVAEKLFATPQEGRTLGVDPQSGHEIVAKEGRFGPYVTEILPSDDDDDTGSAPATIPAGPTPRDGGDSGGEVVHLDDAPTGGGGTGTTTAKKAPAKKAAAKKAAKKAGPKPRTGSLFKTMDISTVTLEDALKLLSLPRVVGVDPESGDEITAQNGRYGPYLKKGTDSRSLTNEEQLFEITLDEALKIYSEPKRRGRQAAAPPLRELGNDSVSEKPMVIKDGRFGPYVTDGETNASLRKGDEVDSITPERAMELLADRRARGPVKKRAAKKAPAKKAPAKKAAKKTAAKKTTAKKAAKKTTAKKTAD
- a CDS encoding adenylate/guanylate cyclase domain-containing protein is translated as MLRANVVGALFTFAFLRFGMPMEDSIRLDEITALNQVIFAVYLVGAMLVGAFLSIHLSLPVLVWHRRRTRLDNENARRRALKLPYLLSVVNAGLWLVGGVLFTLVNFAVSHKDAFIVGMASAIGALVTCVLSYMQAEKVLRPITVAAMANEPDVAVAPSVTTRIAVFWVVSVVAPLAVIIGLITLQRLGWIATDPAGLQRPILWMSGAALAFSVIAIVRVVAAINDPIKQLRRAQSQVSAGNLNVAVRIYDGSDLGLLQAGFNDMVSDLRERQQLRNLFGRYVGEDVARRAIETGTELGGQERYVGVLFVDIVGSTRLAVNRPPREVVELLNEFFRVVVTVVGRHGGFVNKFQGDAALAIFGAPLDLEDFAGRALASARELRTELYRTLGDTDIGIGVSAGKAIAGHIGSEQRLEYTVIGDPVNEAARLTELAKDEPSRVLGSARAVFLASQEESENWEIGEGVELRGRGIETLLARPRLASPPPPVESPPQPVEPTPPPVE